A single region of the Streptomyces sp. AM 4-1-1 genome encodes:
- a CDS encoding aminoglycoside phosphotransferase family protein, with the protein MGFEPPQRLVRALAETYGETAAAHWLGRLPSLTGDALASGGPGLSVERVVAPGGRSSLVFLVRRADGTAAALKFAPPGAAPELERAALEHWNGWGAVRLLEAGDGLLLERLHPEVSLRSLPEAKAQLEAAGTVRRLWVEPPAGHSFETVAERTGRQTEPMRDAADADPTLAPLVTAALAARAELTAHSPELLLLHGNFRQSKVLAGERAPWLTVGPEPLVGERAYDLGRLVRDRVEDLIASSGGAATARRRIRKLAESLEVDQERLHGWTLFRAVESGTRAVVAGRRQEGELTLEFAGWL; encoded by the coding sequence ATGGGTTTCGAACCGCCGCAGCGTCTGGTGCGCGCACTCGCTGAGACGTACGGGGAGACCGCCGCCGCGCACTGGCTGGGCCGGCTTCCCTCGCTGACCGGGGACGCCCTGGCCTCGGGCGGTCCCGGGCTGTCCGTCGAACGGGTGGTGGCGCCCGGTGGCCGCAGCAGCCTGGTGTTCCTCGTACGGAGGGCCGACGGCACCGCGGCGGCGCTGAAGTTCGCGCCCCCGGGAGCGGCGCCCGAGCTGGAGCGGGCGGCGCTGGAGCACTGGAACGGATGGGGCGCGGTACGGCTCCTGGAGGCCGGTGACGGGCTGCTGCTGGAGCGGCTGCATCCGGAGGTCTCGCTGCGTTCGCTGCCGGAGGCGAAGGCGCAGCTGGAGGCGGCGGGCACGGTACGGCGGCTGTGGGTGGAGCCGCCGGCCGGTCACTCCTTCGAGACCGTCGCCGAGCGCACCGGGCGTCAGACGGAGCCGATGCGGGACGCCGCCGACGCGGACCCGACGCTCGCGCCGCTGGTGACCGCGGCCCTGGCGGCGCGCGCGGAACTCACCGCGCACTCCCCCGAACTCCTGCTGCTGCACGGGAACTTCCGCCAGAGCAAGGTGCTCGCGGGTGAGCGGGCGCCCTGGCTGACGGTCGGCCCGGAGCCGCTGGTCGGCGAGCGGGCGTACGACCTGGGACGGCTGGTGCGCGACCGGGTCGAGGATCTGATCGCCTCGTCGGGCGGCGCGGCGACGGCCCGGCGCCGGATCAGGAAGCTCGCCGAGTCGCTGGAGGTCGACCAGGAGCGGCTGCACGGCTGGACGCTGTTCCGCGCGGTGGAGTCGGGCACCCGCGCGGTGGTCGCGGGCCGCCGCCAGGAGGGCGAGCTGACGCTGGAGTTCGCGGGCTGGCTGTAG
- the rimP gene encoding ribosome maturation factor RimP — MSTTQSERLRGLLEPLVSAKELDLEEIEVSRAGRRGVLRIIVDSEEGVELDTCAELSREISAKLDETDAMGEGEYVLEVSSPGADRPLTEHRHYVRNIGRLAKLNLIEGGELVARVLGVDDEGLDLEVPGVKGRRPTSRRVSFAEIAKARVEIEFSRKDKKEEEA, encoded by the coding sequence ATGAGCACCACCCAGAGCGAGAGGCTGCGCGGGTTGCTGGAACCGCTCGTCAGCGCCAAGGAGCTGGATCTCGAAGAGATCGAGGTGTCCCGGGCCGGCCGCCGCGGTGTGCTGCGGATCATCGTGGACTCCGAGGAGGGCGTCGAGCTCGACACCTGCGCCGAGCTGAGCCGTGAGATCTCCGCGAAGCTCGACGAGACGGACGCGATGGGCGAGGGCGAGTACGTCCTCGAAGTGAGCTCCCCGGGCGCCGACCGCCCGCTGACGGAGCACCGCCACTACGTACGCAACATCGGCCGTCTGGCCAAGCTCAATCTGATCGAGGGCGGCGAGCTGGTGGCCCGTGTCCTCGGCGTCGACGACGAGGGACTCGACCTCGAAGTGCCGGGCGTCAAGGGCCGCAGGCCCACGTCCCGCCGGGTCTCCTTCGCGGAGATCGCCAAGGCGCGCGTGGAGATCGAATTCAGCCGCAAGGACAAGAAGGAAGAGGAGGCGTAG
- the aroA gene encoding 3-phosphoshikimate 1-carboxyvinyltransferase: MTVIHIPGSKSVTARALFLAAAADGTTTLVRPLLSDDTDGFAEGLSRLGYRLTREADRWHVEGRPAGPAVTDADIHCRDGATTARFLPTLAAAGASGTYRFDASPQMRRRPLAPLTEALRTLGVDLRHGAAEGHHPLRIEAAGIKGGELTLDAGESSQYLTALLMLGPLTAEGLRITVTDLVSAPYIDITLAMMRAFGAEVGRGGPGDRVFTVAPGGYRATTYAVEPDASTSSYFFAAAALTGREITVPGLGTGALQGDLRFVDVLRRMGADVRTTADSTTVRGTGTLSGLTVDMRDISDTMPTLAALAPFASGPVRIENVGNTRVKECDRLDACAQNLRRMGITVGTGPDWIEIRPGEPAATEIATHGDHRIVMSFAVAGLRVPGITFDDPGCVRKTFPGFHEAFAELSGADDGHRGRRKIAGTAPGKPLRCPA; this comes from the coding sequence GTGACCGTCATCCACATCCCCGGCTCCAAGTCCGTCACCGCCCGCGCCCTCTTCCTGGCCGCCGCCGCGGACGGCACCACCACCCTCGTACGCCCGCTGCTCTCCGACGACACCGACGGCTTCGCCGAGGGGCTGTCCCGCCTCGGCTACCGCCTCACCCGGGAAGCCGACCGCTGGCACGTCGAGGGCCGACCGGCCGGACCCGCCGTCACCGACGCGGACATCCACTGCCGGGACGGCGCCACCACCGCCCGCTTCCTGCCCACCCTGGCGGCGGCCGGCGCCTCCGGGACGTACCGCTTCGACGCCTCACCGCAGATGCGCCGCCGCCCGCTCGCCCCGCTCACCGAGGCGCTGCGCACCCTCGGTGTCGATCTGCGGCACGGCGCGGCAGAGGGGCACCACCCGCTGCGGATCGAGGCCGCGGGCATCAAGGGCGGCGAACTCACCCTGGACGCGGGGGAGTCGTCGCAGTACCTCACCGCCCTGCTGATGCTCGGCCCGCTGACGGCGGAGGGGCTGCGGATCACCGTCACCGACCTGGTGTCCGCCCCGTACATCGACATCACCCTCGCGATGATGCGCGCCTTCGGCGCCGAGGTGGGCCGCGGCGGCCCCGGCGACCGGGTGTTCACCGTCGCGCCCGGCGGATACCGCGCCACCACGTACGCCGTCGAACCCGACGCCTCCACCTCCAGCTACTTCTTCGCCGCCGCCGCCCTCACCGGCCGTGAGATCACCGTCCCGGGTCTCGGTACGGGCGCGCTCCAGGGCGATCTGCGCTTCGTCGACGTACTGCGCCGCATGGGCGCCGACGTCCGTACGACCGCCGACTCCACCACCGTGCGCGGCACCGGCACGCTCTCCGGACTCACCGTCGACATGCGGGACATCTCCGACACCATGCCGACCCTGGCCGCGCTGGCCCCCTTCGCCTCGGGCCCCGTCCGGATCGAGAACGTCGGCAACACCCGGGTGAAGGAGTGCGACCGGCTGGACGCCTGCGCGCAGAACCTCCGCCGCATGGGGATCACGGTCGGCACGGGCCCCGACTGGATCGAGATCCGGCCGGGCGAGCCGGCCGCCACCGAGATCGCCACCCACGGCGACCACCGCATCGTCATGTCGTTCGCCGTGGCGGGCCTGAGGGTGCCCGGCATCACCTTCGACGACCCCGGCTGCGTGCGGAAGACGTTCCCCGGGTTCCACGAGGCGTTCGCGGAGCTGAGCGGCGCCGACGACGGGCACCGGGGCCGCCGGAAAATAGCGGGCACCGCGCCGGGGAAGCCCCTACGCTGCCCCGCATGA
- a CDS encoding site-2 protease family protein, whose amino-acid sequence MSMTSVLLTVLGIAVFVVGLLFSIAWHELGHLSTAKLFGIRVPQYMVGFGPTVWSRRKGDTEYGFKAIPAGGYIRMIGMFPPGPDGRLEARSTSPWRGMIEDARSAAFEELQPGDEKRLFYTRKPWKRVIVMFAGPFMNLVLAVAIFLGVAMTFGFQTQTTEVAGVQKCVIAQNANRDTCRPTDPVSPAEAAGLLKGDRIVAFDGKKVDDWSTLSDLIRRTIGPATLTVQRDGREHTLHAVLKKNPVAKKDGKGEVVPGEFVSAGYLGFAARTEIVPLSFGDSVVRMGDMIENGVDSIIALPSKIPALWNAAFGDGDRAADSPVGVVGAARIGGEVMTLDIPAQNQIAMMLFLLAGFNLSLFLFNMLPLLPLDGGHIAGALWEALRRNAARVFKRPDPGPFDVAKLMPVAYVVAGVFVCFTLLVLVADIVNPVKIS is encoded by the coding sequence ATGAGCATGACGTCGGTCCTTTTGACGGTCCTGGGGATCGCCGTGTTCGTCGTGGGGCTGCTGTTCTCGATCGCCTGGCACGAACTCGGCCACCTGTCGACGGCGAAGCTCTTCGGCATCCGGGTACCGCAGTACATGGTCGGCTTCGGACCGACCGTCTGGTCACGGAGGAAGGGCGACACGGAGTACGGCTTCAAGGCCATTCCGGCGGGCGGCTACATCCGGATGATCGGCATGTTCCCGCCGGGCCCGGACGGACGCCTGGAGGCCCGCTCCACCTCGCCGTGGCGCGGCATGATCGAGGACGCCCGGTCGGCGGCGTTCGAAGAACTCCAGCCGGGCGACGAGAAACGGCTCTTCTACACGCGCAAGCCGTGGAAGCGCGTGATCGTGATGTTCGCCGGCCCCTTCATGAACCTGGTCCTGGCCGTCGCGATCTTCCTCGGCGTCGCGATGACCTTCGGGTTCCAGACCCAGACCACCGAGGTCGCCGGGGTCCAGAAGTGCGTGATCGCGCAGAACGCGAACCGTGACACCTGCCGGCCCACCGACCCGGTCTCCCCCGCGGAGGCCGCGGGACTGCTCAAGGGTGACAGGATCGTGGCCTTCGACGGCAAGAAGGTCGACGACTGGTCGACCCTCTCCGACCTGATCCGCCGGACCATCGGCCCCGCCACCCTCACGGTCCAGCGGGACGGGCGGGAACACACCCTGCACGCCGTGCTGAAGAAGAACCCGGTGGCGAAGAAGGACGGGAAGGGCGAGGTCGTCCCCGGCGAGTTCGTCTCCGCCGGCTACCTGGGCTTCGCCGCCAGGACCGAGATCGTCCCGCTCTCCTTCGGGGACTCCGTCGTCCGCATGGGCGACATGATCGAGAACGGTGTCGACTCGATCATCGCCCTGCCGTCCAAGATCCCGGCCCTGTGGAACGCCGCCTTCGGCGACGGCGACCGCGCGGCCGACTCACCGGTCGGCGTCGTCGGCGCGGCCAGGATCGGCGGCGAGGTGATGACCCTGGACATCCCCGCGCAGAACCAGATCGCGATGATGCTGTTCCTGCTGGCGGGCTTCAACCTCTCGCTGTTCCTGTTCAACATGCTGCCCCTGCTGCCGCTCGACGGCGGACACATCGCGGGGGCGCTGTGGGAGGCGCTGCGCCGCAACGCGGCCCGGGTCTTCAAGCGGCCCGATCCCGGCCCCTTCGACGTGGCGAAACTGATGCCGGTCGCCTACGTCGTAGCCGGGGTCTTCGTCTGCTTCACCCTGCTCGTCCTCGTCGCCGACATCGTCAACCCGGTCAAGATCTCCTGA
- the ispG gene encoding flavodoxin-dependent (E)-4-hydroxy-3-methylbut-2-enyl-diphosphate synthase — MTAISLGMPAVPTKLADRRVSRQIQVGSVAVGGDAPVSVQSMTTTRTSDIGATLQQIAELTASGCQIVRVACPTQDDADALATIARKSQIPVIADIHFQPKYVFAAIDAGCAAVRVNPGNIKQFDDKVREIARAAKDAGTPIRIGVNAGSLDARLLQKYGKATPEALVESALWEASLFEEHGFRDIKISVKHNDPVVMVNAYRQLAAQCDYPLHLGVTEAGPAFQGTIKSAVAFGALLSEGIGDTIRVSLSAPPAEEVKVGLQILESLNLKQRRLEIVSCPSCGRAQVDVYKLADQVSAGLEGMEVPLRVAVMGCVVNGPGEAREADLGVASGNGKGQIFVKGEVIKTVPESKIVETLIEEAMKIAEQMEKDGIASGEPEVSIS; from the coding sequence ATGACTGCGATTTCTCTCGGAATGCCGGCCGTTCCGACCAAGCTCGCCGACCGACGGGTCAGCCGTCAGATCCAGGTCGGTTCGGTGGCGGTCGGCGGGGACGCGCCGGTCTCGGTGCAGTCGATGACGACGACGCGTACGTCGGACATCGGTGCGACGCTTCAGCAGATCGCGGAACTGACGGCGTCGGGCTGCCAGATCGTGCGCGTCGCGTGCCCGACGCAGGACGACGCGGACGCGCTGGCGACGATCGCGCGGAAGTCGCAGATCCCGGTGATCGCGGACATTCACTTCCAGCCGAAGTACGTGTTCGCGGCGATCGACGCGGGATGCGCCGCGGTGCGGGTGAACCCGGGGAACATCAAGCAGTTCGACGACAAGGTGCGGGAGATCGCGCGGGCGGCGAAGGACGCGGGGACCCCGATCCGGATCGGGGTGAACGCGGGCTCGCTGGACGCGCGGCTGCTCCAGAAGTACGGGAAGGCGACTCCGGAGGCGCTGGTCGAGTCGGCGCTGTGGGAGGCGTCGCTGTTCGAGGAGCACGGCTTCCGGGACATCAAGATCTCGGTCAAGCACAACGACCCGGTCGTGATGGTGAACGCCTACCGACAGCTCGCCGCCCAGTGCGACTACCCGCTGCACCTCGGCGTCACCGAGGCCGGGCCGGCGTTCCAGGGCACGATCAAGTCGGCGGTCGCCTTCGGCGCGCTGCTGTCCGAGGGGATCGGGGACACGATCCGGGTGTCGCTGTCGGCGCCGCCCGCCGAGGAGGTCAAGGTCGGCCTCCAGATCCTGGAGTCGCTGAACCTGAAGCAGCGCCGGCTGGAGATCGTGTCGTGTCCGTCGTGCGGACGGGCCCAGGTGGACGTGTACAAGCTGGCGGACCAGGTCAGCGCCGGCCTGGAGGGCATGGAAGTGCCGCTGCGGGTCGCGGTGATGGGCTGCGTCGTCAACGGACCGGGCGAGGCCCGTGAGGCCGACCTGGGCGTGGCGTCCGGGAACGGCAAGGGACAGATCTTCGTGAAGGGCGAGGTCATCAAGACCGTCCCGGAGTCGAAGATCGTCGAGACCCTCATCGAAGAAGCCATGAAGATCGCCGAGCAGATGGAGAAGGACGGCATCGCCTCCGGCGAGCCCGAGGTCTCCATCAGCTGA
- a CDS encoding GNAT family N-acetyltransferase produces the protein MAAAPGDDPPHSPVPGLTVGPVDLTSRVDEALAVQAVAFGLGREEIEVRRHIVLRHLEHPDARALGATTPAGRLVGFVYGMPNDRTHWWSTVVEPCLRATGSDDWLDDSFVITELHVHPAFQGRGAGRALITTITDAVHQPRSILSAVDTESPARALYRGLGYQDLARQVLFPSAPRPYAVMGAPLPLRRGR, from the coding sequence ATGGCAGCAGCCCCAGGAGACGATCCTCCTCACTCCCCGGTCCCCGGCCTCACGGTCGGACCGGTCGACCTCACCTCGCGCGTGGACGAGGCACTGGCCGTACAGGCCGTCGCCTTCGGCCTCGGCCGGGAGGAGATCGAGGTGCGCAGACACATCGTGCTCCGCCACCTCGAACACCCGGACGCCCGGGCCCTCGGCGCCACCACCCCCGCCGGAAGGCTCGTCGGCTTCGTCTACGGCATGCCCAACGACCGCACCCACTGGTGGTCGACGGTGGTCGAGCCCTGTCTCCGGGCCACCGGCAGCGACGACTGGCTCGACGACTCCTTCGTGATCACCGAACTCCACGTCCACCCGGCGTTCCAGGGCCGCGGCGCCGGCCGCGCCCTGATCACCACCATCACCGACGCCGTCCACCAGCCCCGGTCCATCCTCTCGGCCGTCGACACGGAGAGCCCGGCCCGCGCGCTGTACCGCGGCCTCGGCTACCAGGACCTCGCCCGGCAGGTGCTCTTCCCCAGCGCCCCCAGACCGTACGCGGTGATGGGAGCCCCGCTTCCGCTGCGGCGCGGACGCTGA
- a CDS encoding GNAT family N-acetyltransferase encodes MLTQTTTRVLEPGELGAALAILESEPVTNAFVTSRVRVAGLDPWRLGGEMWGWYEQGRLRSLCYSGANLVPICTTPDAIRAFADRARRAGRRCSSIVGPAGPTAQLWRLLEPTWGPARDVRANQPLMVAEQPSGTVAADPLVRRIRKDEMDVLMPACVAMFTEEVGISPLAGDGGLLYQARVAELIGSGRSFARIEDGKVVFKAEIGAATPQACQIQGVWVAPEHRGRGLSETGMAAVLRLALADVAPIVSLYVNDYNTAARKSYARVGFREVGAFMSVLF; translated from the coding sequence GTGTTGACGCAGACCACCACCCGGGTCCTCGAACCCGGCGAGCTCGGTGCCGCGCTCGCCATCCTTGAGAGCGAGCCCGTCACCAACGCCTTCGTCACGTCCCGTGTGCGGGTCGCCGGGCTCGACCCCTGGCGGCTCGGCGGCGAGATGTGGGGCTGGTACGAACAAGGGCGACTGCGCTCGCTCTGCTACTCCGGTGCCAACCTCGTCCCCATCTGCACCACTCCCGACGCCATCCGGGCCTTCGCCGACCGGGCCCGCCGCGCCGGCCGCCGCTGCTCCTCGATCGTCGGCCCCGCGGGACCGACCGCCCAGTTGTGGCGGCTGCTCGAACCCACCTGGGGCCCCGCCCGCGACGTCCGGGCCAACCAGCCGCTCATGGTCGCCGAGCAGCCCTCCGGGACGGTCGCCGCCGACCCGCTGGTCCGCCGCATCCGCAAGGACGAGATGGACGTCCTGATGCCCGCGTGCGTCGCCATGTTCACCGAGGAGGTCGGCATCTCCCCGCTGGCCGGTGACGGCGGACTGCTCTACCAGGCCCGGGTCGCCGAGCTGATCGGCTCCGGCCGTTCCTTCGCCCGGATAGAGGACGGCAAGGTCGTCTTCAAGGCCGAGATCGGCGCCGCCACCCCCCAGGCATGCCAGATCCAGGGCGTCTGGGTGGCCCCGGAACACCGCGGCCGGGGCCTCTCCGAGACCGGCATGGCGGCGGTCCTGCGGCTCGCCCTCGCCGATGTCGCACCCATCGTCAGCCTGTACGTGAACGACTACAACACCGCCGCCCGCAAGTCCTACGCCCGCGTCGGCTTCCGTGAGGTCGGCGCCTTCATGAGCGTGCTCTTCTGA
- a CDS encoding amino acid transporter: protein MMTIGAALSVLDLLDGAGADVVIAGGWGVDALLGEQTRDHRDLDLLHRREQEPAVLAALTAAGYSETFDGRPARFVMTHPSGLGLDLHPLDFAPDGSALQASLDPSEPYRYPAECFVTGTIGGARVRCLSARQQVAFHRGYEPAGRDRLDMAALHERFGTDLPF from the coding sequence ATGATGACCATCGGCGCCGCCCTGTCCGTGCTCGACCTCCTGGACGGGGCCGGCGCCGATGTCGTGATCGCGGGCGGCTGGGGCGTCGACGCCCTGCTCGGTGAGCAGACCCGCGACCACCGCGATCTGGACCTGCTGCACCGCCGCGAACAGGAGCCCGCCGTCCTCGCCGCGCTGACGGCGGCCGGATACTCCGAAACGTTCGACGGGCGACCGGCCCGGTTCGTCATGACCCATCCGTCCGGGCTCGGACTCGACCTGCACCCACTGGACTTCGCCCCGGACGGCTCGGCGCTCCAGGCGTCGCTCGACCCCTCGGAGCCGTACCGCTACCCCGCCGAGTGCTTCGTCACCGGCACCATCGGCGGCGCCCGGGTCCGCTGTCTCTCGGCCCGCCAGCAGGTGGCGTTCCACCGGGGGTACGAACCGGCCGGGCGCGACCGCCTCGACATGGCCGCGCTCCACGAGAGGTTCGGCACGGACCTGCCCTTCTGA
- a CDS encoding ferritin-like domain-containing protein, which yields MTTEPTTSTPPRTGTRPGTGPAAEPLRAAQAALAAEHAAVYGYGVLGGRVATAREPEATAAHHAHRARRDALTRTVRDLGGEPVAADAAYTLPFPVTDSATAVRLAAVLEDRVAGVYSDLVRTASGPLRGEAAGALREAAVRAVRWRGSGVAFPGLSERTTDGTH from the coding sequence ATGACCACGGAACCGACCACGTCCACGCCCCCACGCACGGGCACGCGGCCCGGGACCGGACCGGCCGCCGAACCGCTGCGGGCCGCGCAGGCCGCGCTGGCCGCCGAGCACGCGGCGGTGTACGGGTACGGGGTGCTGGGCGGCCGGGTCGCCACGGCGCGCGAGCCGGAGGCCACCGCCGCCCATCACGCGCACCGGGCCCGTCGGGACGCGCTGACACGGACGGTGCGCGACCTGGGCGGTGAGCCGGTGGCGGCGGACGCCGCGTACACCCTGCCGTTCCCGGTGACGGACTCGGCGACGGCCGTGCGGCTCGCCGCCGTCCTGGAGGACCGGGTGGCGGGCGTCTACTCCGATCTCGTACGGACCGCGTCCGGGCCGCTGCGGGGGGAGGCGGCGGGCGCGCTGCGCGAGGCCGCGGTGCGCGCGGTGCGCTGGCGGGGCAGCGGCGTAGCCTTTCCCGGGCTTTCCGAGAGGACCACGGACGGAACCCACTGA
- the dxr gene encoding 1-deoxy-D-xylulose-5-phosphate reductoisomerase has translation MGAMSDSPAPLADPHLVFDAVEGRRDLVILGSTGSIGTQAIDLVLRNPDRFRVTALSAAGGRVGLLAEQARSLGVRTVAVAAEDAVPALREALGARYGTEPQPEILAGPDAASLLAASDCHTVLNGITGSIGLAPTLAALKAGRTLALANKESLIVGGPLVKELAAPGQIIPVDSEHAALFQALNAGTRADVRKLVVTASGGPFRGRTRAELADVTREQALAHPTWAMGPVITINSATLVNKGLEVIEAHLLYDIPFERIEVVVHPQSYVHSMVEFSDGSTLAQATPPDMRGPIAIGLGWPQRVPDAAPAFDWSKASSWEFHPLDSEAFPSVGLARHVGALGATAPAVFNAANEECVDAFLSGRLPFNGIMDTVTAVVAEHGTPATGTSLTVADVLDAETWARARARELSAEAKATAEARA, from the coding sequence ATGGGGGCCATGAGCGACAGCCCTGCCCCCCTCGCAGACCCGCATCTCGTCTTCGACGCCGTGGAAGGCCGCCGGGATCTCGTCATCCTCGGCTCCACGGGGTCCATCGGCACCCAGGCCATCGACCTGGTCCTGCGCAACCCCGACCGCTTCCGTGTCACCGCGCTCTCGGCCGCGGGCGGCCGGGTCGGCCTCCTCGCCGAACAGGCCAGGAGCCTCGGGGTACGGACGGTCGCCGTCGCCGCCGAGGACGCCGTACCGGCCCTGCGCGAGGCACTCGGCGCGCGCTACGGCACCGAGCCGCAGCCCGAGATCCTGGCGGGGCCGGACGCGGCGAGCCTGCTCGCCGCGAGCGACTGCCACACCGTGCTCAACGGGATCACCGGTTCGATCGGCCTCGCCCCCACGCTCGCCGCGCTGAAGGCGGGCCGCACGCTCGCCCTCGCCAACAAGGAATCGCTGATCGTCGGCGGTCCGCTGGTGAAGGAACTGGCCGCCCCGGGCCAGATCATCCCGGTCGACTCCGAGCACGCGGCGCTCTTCCAGGCACTGAACGCCGGGACGCGCGCCGACGTCCGCAAGCTCGTCGTCACCGCGTCCGGCGGACCGTTCCGGGGGCGTACCCGGGCCGAACTGGCGGACGTCACCCGTGAGCAGGCACTCGCCCACCCGACCTGGGCCATGGGGCCGGTCATCACGATCAACTCGGCGACCCTGGTCAACAAGGGCCTGGAGGTCATCGAGGCCCATCTCCTCTACGACATTCCGTTCGAGCGGATCGAGGTCGTCGTCCACCCGCAGTCGTACGTGCACTCCATGGTGGAGTTCAGCGACGGTTCCACGCTCGCCCAGGCCACCCCGCCGGACATGCGCGGTCCGATCGCCATCGGCCTGGGCTGGCCGCAGCGCGTCCCGGACGCCGCACCGGCATTCGACTGGTCGAAGGCGTCCAGCTGGGAGTTCCACCCCCTGGACTCCGAGGCGTTCCCCTCGGTGGGACTCGCCAGGCACGTCGGCGCCCTGGGAGCCACCGCGCCCGCGGTGTTCAACGCCGCGAACGAGGAGTGCGTCGACGCGTTCCTGTCCGGACGGCTGCCGTTCAACGGCATCATGGACACGGTCACAGCGGTGGTCGCCGAACACGGCACCCCCGCCACCGGAACTTCACTGACCGTCGCGGACGTCCTCGATGCGGAGACCTGGGCACGCGCCCGGGCCCGTGAACTCTCGGCAGAGGCGAAAGCGACAGCGGAGGCGCGCGCATGA
- a CDS encoding proline--tRNA ligase, producing the protein MAQVQRMSRLMIKTLRDDPADAETLNHKLLVRAGYVRRTAAGIWSWLPLGKKVLENITRIVREEMDAIGGQEVLLPALLPREAYEASGRYEEYGDLLFKLKDRKGADYLLGPTHEEIFTQVVKDQCTSYKDLPVILYQIQTKYRDEARPRAGVLRGREFQMKDSYSFDTTDEGLVESYRLHRAAYIRIFERLGLDHRIVSAVSGAMGGSASEEFLAPAPAGEDTFVDCPACDYAANTEAVTFTAAPVDGSAHGPVEELDTPDTPTIETLAAHLGVPASATLKNLLVKVDGEIVAVGVPGDREVDLGKLGEHLAPAVVELVTAEDFEGRPDLVRGYVGPQGLEKVRYIADPRIAPGTAWVTGANKPDTHAKNVVCGRDFEVDDYLDVVVVEAGDPCPRCGTGLQLDRAIEIGHIFQLGRKFADAFHLDVLGQQGKPVRVTMGSYGIGVSRAVAALAEQTADDKGLCWPREVAPADVHLVAAGKALQTELALDVAEKLNTAGLRVLVDDRAGVSPGVKFTDAELIGVPKILVAGRRSAEGVLELKDRRTGEREELTVDEAIARLTDQG; encoded by the coding sequence ATGGCCCAGGTCCAGCGCATGTCCCGATTGATGATCAAGACATTGCGCGACGACCCGGCGGACGCCGAGACGCTCAACCACAAGCTGCTCGTCAGGGCCGGGTACGTCCGCCGCACCGCCGCCGGGATCTGGTCCTGGCTGCCGCTGGGCAAGAAGGTCCTGGAGAACATCACCCGGATCGTCCGCGAGGAGATGGACGCCATCGGCGGCCAGGAGGTCCTGCTGCCCGCCCTGCTCCCCAGGGAGGCGTACGAGGCGAGCGGGCGGTACGAGGAGTACGGCGACCTGCTCTTCAAGCTCAAGGACCGCAAGGGCGCCGACTACCTCCTCGGCCCCACCCACGAGGAGATCTTCACCCAGGTCGTCAAGGACCAGTGCACGTCCTACAAGGACCTGCCCGTGATCCTCTACCAGATCCAGACGAAGTACCGCGACGAGGCCCGTCCGCGCGCCGGAGTGCTGCGCGGCCGGGAGTTCCAGATGAAGGACTCGTACTCCTTCGACACCACCGACGAGGGCCTGGTCGAGTCGTACCGGCTGCACCGCGCCGCGTACATCCGGATCTTCGAGCGGCTCGGCCTCGACCACCGCATCGTCTCCGCCGTGTCCGGTGCCATGGGCGGCTCCGCGTCCGAGGAGTTCCTGGCGCCCGCCCCGGCCGGTGAGGACACCTTCGTCGATTGTCCGGCCTGCGACTACGCGGCCAACACCGAAGCGGTGACCTTCACCGCCGCTCCCGTGGACGGCTCGGCGCACGGCCCCGTCGAGGAGCTGGACACCCCCGACACCCCGACCATCGAGACGCTCGCGGCACACCTCGGTGTCCCGGCCTCCGCCACTTTGAAGAACCTCCTCGTCAAGGTCGACGGCGAGATCGTCGCCGTCGGCGTCCCCGGCGACCGCGAGGTGGACCTCGGCAAGCTCGGCGAGCACCTGGCGCCCGCCGTCGTCGAGCTGGTCACCGCCGAGGACTTCGAGGGCCGCCCCGATCTGGTGCGCGGTTACGTCGGTCCGCAGGGCCTGGAGAAGGTCCGCTACATCGCCGACCCGCGGATCGCGCCCGGCACCGCCTGGGTGACCGGAGCCAACAAGCCCGACACCCACGCGAAGAACGTCGTCTGCGGCCGTGACTTCGAGGTCGACGACTACCTCGACGTCGTCGTGGTCGAGGCGGGCGACCCCTGCCCCCGCTGCGGCACCGGCCTCCAGCTGGACCGCGCGATCGAGATCGGCCACATCTTCCAGCTCGGCCGCAAGTTCGCCGACGCCTTCCACCTCGACGTGCTCGGCCAGCAGGGCAAGCCGGTCCGCGTCACCATGGGTTCGTACGGCATCGGGGTCTCCCGCGCCGTCGCCGCCCTCGCCGAGCAGACCGCCGACGACAAGGGCCTGTGCTGGCCCCGCGAGGTCGCCCCGGCCGACGTCCACCTCGTCGCCGCCGGCAAGGCGCTCCAGACGGAACTGGCGCTCGACGTGGCCGAGAAGCTGAACACGGCGGGACTCAGGGTCCTCGTCGACGACCGCGCGGGGGTCTCGCCCGGCGTGAAGTTCACCGACGCGGAACTGATCGGTGTCCCGAAGATCCTCGTCGCGGGCCGCCGCTCGGCGGAGGGCGTCCTCGAACTCAAGGACCGCCGCACGGGCGAGCGCGAGGAGCTGACCGTCGACGAGGCGATCGCCCGCCTCACCGACCAGGGCTGA